Proteins found in one Pieris napi chromosome 11, ilPieNapi1.2, whole genome shotgun sequence genomic segment:
- the LOC125054032 gene encoding nucleoside diphosphate phosphatase ENTPD5 isoform X4 codes for MANATVVRTLTLLIPGLFAGQTQWFDGIAKSLGYESITHHAVIIDAGSSGSRVLAYKFRVPFTVFGQTSLDLVDEYFEESKPGLSSYVDDPKKGADTIVQLIKKAEFLTPVEKRRSTPVIVRATAGLRLLPADKAKQLVLEVADAIAKLGYDVGPNSVEIMDGSDEGIFIWYTVNLLHNLIGGETMAALDLGGGSTQITFQLSDEDTKLYPAADQFVVPAGDNITLYTHSYLNLGLLAARHGVFKQEAGDNDTNEFVSVCVDPIVQKEKWTYANKQYIISGAPRPEGMKREAVYKRCHAAVTRYVERTLDWVPRRAPSGSVAAMSYFYDVAADAGLIDVMAGGQVSVTAYRSAARRACSASNVEQPWACIDLVYMVALLHDAYKIRDEEPISLFKKVNGHEVSWALGLAYTTAMNKITTAPAA; via the exons ATGGCAAACGCTACGGTAGTGCGTACACTGACTTTGTTAATACCAG GTCTTTTCGCGGGCCAGACACAGTGGTTCGATGGCATCGCGAAGAGTCTCGGTTACGAGAGCATCACCCACCACGCTGTCATCATTGACGCTGGATCCTCAGGGTCCAGGGTTCTAGCTTATAAGTTTAGGGTGCCATTCACAG TATTCGGTCAAACCAGCCTAGATCTAGTAGATGAATATTTCGAAGAAAGCAAGCCGGGACTTTCTTCTTATGTCGACGACCCTAAAAag GGTGCCGATACAATAGTCCAATTGATAAAAAAGGCGGAATTTCTCACCCCGGTAGAGAAGCGTCGCTCTACGCCCGTTATCGTTCGGGCTACGGCCGGGTTGAGGCTCCTACCCGCTGATAAAGCCAAACAACTTGTACTAGAAGTCGCCGATGCAATAGCcaa acTTGGCTACGATGTGGGACCGAACAGTGTTGAAATAATGGACGGATCCGATGAAGGAATCTTCATTTGGTACAccgttaatttattacata ATCTGATAGGAGGAGAAACTATGGCTGCTTTGGACCTTGGTGGCGGTTCCACTCAGATAACCTTCCAACTGAGTGATGAGGATACAAAATTGTATCCGGCTGCTGATCAGTTCGTGGTACCAGCTGGTGATAACATTACCTTGTACACTCACAg ttaccTGAACTTGGGTCTTCTGGCGGCTAGACACGGGGTATTTAAGCAAGAAGCAGGCGATAATGACACGAATGAGTTTGTCTCAGTGTGCGTTGACCCTATCGTCCAAAAGGAGAAATGGACGTACGCTAACAAACAGTATATTATTag CGGCGCCCCCCGGCCCGAAGGCATGAAGCGCGAAGCTGTGTACAAGCGATGTCACGCGGCTGTGACACGATACGTGGAGCGGACACTCGACTGGGTCCCGCGTCGGGCTCCAAGTGGAAGCGTCGCGGCCATGAGCTATTTCTATGACGTGGCCGCTGATGCTGGACTCATAG ACGTAATGGCGGGTGGGCAAGTGTCAGTGACTGCGTACCGTTCGGCGGCGAGACGGGCGTGTTCCGCGTCCAACGTGGAACAGCCATGGGCCTGCATCGACCTGGTGTATATGGTTGCCTTATTGCACGATGCCTATAAGATACGCGATGAAGAACCTATTTCG CTGTTTAAGAAAGTGAACGGTCACGAAGTGTCGTGGGCTTTGGGGCTGGCGTACACGACGGCTATGAACAAAATAACAACGGCCCCGGCCGCTTAG